In a genomic window of Gavia stellata isolate bGavSte3 chromosome 30, bGavSte3.hap2, whole genome shotgun sequence:
- the DRAM2 gene encoding DNA damage-regulated autophagy modulator protein 2, which produces MWWFQQGLSVLPVALVVWSAASFVFSYITAIVLHHVDPLVPYISDTGTIPPERCVFGIMLNISAFLGMATMYVRYKQVYALNPEKSKIIKLNKIGLTLGLTSCVGLCIIANFQKCVLYYIHVVGACLTFGVGAIYMLVQTVLSYLMQPEVHGKDVFWIRLTMLLWCCSSIVSMFVSSVVLYSGLYGMNLVQKLHWDPQEKGYTVHIISTVSEWSLAFSFLSFFLTYIRDFQKISLRAVVSLHGQTLYNPPQSFVTDEQTLLIAGSI; this is translated from the exons ATGTGGTGGTTTCAGCAAGGCCTCTCTGTCTTGCCTGTGGCTTTGGTTGTTTGGTCAGCTGCatcttttgtgttttcataCATTACTGCAATCGTCCTACACCACGTCGACCCTTTGGTGCCCTACATCAG TGATACAGGGACAATACCACCTGAAAGATGCGTATTTGGGAtcatgttaaatatttcagctttcttgG GTATGGCTACCATGTATGTCCGTTATAAACAAGTTTACGCTTTGAATCCAGAAAAATCCAAGATCATCAAGCTTAATAAGATTGGCCTTACACTAGGCTTGACGAGCTGTGTTGGACTTTGCATTATTGCAAATTTCCAG AAATGTGTTCTGTACTACATACACGTGGTTGGAGCCTGCCTGACGTTCGGAGTAGGGGCCATTTATATGCTGGTTCAAACCGTCCTATCCTACCTGATGCAGCCAGAAGTTCACGGCAAAGACGTCTTTTGGATCCGCCTGACCATGTTACTCTGGTGTTGTTCAAGCATTGTGAGCA TGTTTGTTTCCTCAGTGGTCTTATACAGTGGCCTGTATGGAATGAATCTAGTGCAGAAGTTGCACTGGGACCCACAGGAAAAA GGCTACACAGTTCACATCATCAGCACCGTCTCAGAGTGGTCGTTAGCATTCTCCTTCCTCAGCTTTTTCCTCACCTATATCCGTGACTTTCAG AAAATTTCCCTGCGTGCAGTTGTCAGCTTGCATGGACAAACCCTTTATAACCCACCGCAGAGCTTTGTGACCGATGAGCAGACGCTGCTGATAGCAGGGAGCATCTAA